In the Acidobacteriota bacterium genome, TGGTCACAGCCGCCGCCTCGGCGAGGGTTTCCAAGAGGCGGAGCTCCTGGGAATCCGGGACATGGTTTCTGGCCCAGTAATTGCCGATGGCACCCACCGGGTTCTCTTTGCCGATAGGGACCATGGCGAGGCTCCGAACGAAGGTGGGACGGTAGACCTCCACCGGGATGCGACTGTCGTTGTAGACATCCTCGATGACGACGGTCTCGCGGTTCAGAATGGACCATCCGCTGATGCAGGCCGCTAGGGGAAAACGCCGGCCCTTCCACAGGGGGGAGATGGCGTCCTCGTCCACGTAGTGACACTCCTCTCCGTCCCTCAAAACCACGGTGGCGCCGTCGGCTCCGGCCACGTCCCTCGCCGCCTTGCGCACCGTCCTCAGGACTCCCGCCATGTCCCGGGCCCCGGCGAGGGCGCTCACCGCCCCGATGAGGCGCTCCAGGCGGGCGTTAAGGCGCAAGACCTCTTCCTCTGAGCGCTTGCGTTCGGAAAGGTCGATTCCGGCGCCCACGAGGTGGGGCCGGCCTTCGATGGACACGGCAGCGCCCGTGAAGAAGTAGGGCGTCCGCGTCCCGTCCTTGGAGAGGAGGTCGGCCTCCACGGAGGAGGATCCCGTTTGGAAGACCTCGCCGATGCGTTCCCGAAGAAGGCCCTTCTGATCCTCGGCGAAGAGGTCCAGCGGGCTCAGACCGGCGATCTCCTGGCCCCCATAGCCTGTAACCCTCTCGAGTTCCCTGTTCCATCGGCGGAAGCGGAACCTCTCGTCAAAGCAGTACACCACCCCTGGGAGGCTGTCGAGGACCGCGGCGGTGAAGTCCCTCTCCTCCCGCAGGGCTTCCTCCCCAGCCTTTCGGGCCGTGATGTCCGTGGCCACGCCGTCCCACAGGATCCGGCCGTCAGAAATCTTACGCGGGCGCGAGCGCACCTGGAGCCACCGCCATGTGCCGCCCTTCGTGCGCATTCTCAGTTCCATAGCGAAATCCGAGAGGGTCTTCCGGCTCTCCGCCTCCGCCACCCGCAGGGCCTTCAGCTGATCGGGGTCTGTCTGGCCGTGGAGGGCGCCCGCGTCGTGCAGGACCTCCTCCACCGTGATCCCGTGGATGCGTTCCAGCCCCGCGCTGGCATAGAGGAATCGGGGCGTCCCGTCATCCTCGTGCGTATAGAGATAGATGTAGCTGTCGGGCAGGTTGTCGCCCAGGGAGCGCAGGCGCTCCTCACTCTGCCGGAGCGCCTCTTCGGCACGCTTGCGCTCGCTCACGTCCCGCACCGTCGAGATGAGAAGGATCTGGTCGCCGAGGCGGGCGGGCCGAGAGCGGACCTCCACAGGGAAGGCCGTGCCGTCTCGCTTCAGATGAACGGCCTCAAAAAAGGCACCTCCGGAGAGGGCCCTTTGCAGATGGGTGGGCAACTTGGATCTCTCTTCCGAAACCTGTATCTCCGCCACGGAGAGACCGGCCATTTCTCCCGGGCCATACCCGTACATTTCCTCCGCCGCGCGGTTGGCCTCCAGGACGATTCCGTCGGGGCGGACGAAAAAGAGCGGATCTCCGGCCTCCTCGCGCAGAAGCCGGTACCGCTCGTCCCGCCGGTTCAGGGCCTCCAGGTGGAGCAGGCGTTCGTGGCGTGCGTACGCCCACAGGACCGCCCCGAGAAGAAGGAAAAGGAGAAGCCCGACCGCTCCCGTCCAGGCCACCCGGGAACGGTAGGGCGCGAGGGCCTCTTCCTGGTCCACCTTGGCGACCAGCCCCCAGTTTGTCCCCGCGACTCGCCGGGTGGCTGCCAGGACAGGCGAGTCCCGATAGTCCCGATAATGTCCGAAGGCTTCCCGTCCCTCCAGGGCGTCCCGGGAGGCCAGATTCGGGGCATCGAGAGGAACGGTCACTCCCAACACGGGTTCCGGGGAGTGGCGGAGGGGGGCGAGATAGCGGACCAGCCGGCCCTCCCGCTGCATGATCAGCACTTCTCCCGTCTTCGTAGGTGCCGGCTCCCGGGCCAGCAGAGGGTAGAGCCAGAGGCCAGGATCTCTCAAAAGAAAAATGGCTGCGGCACCGCCCGATTCTCCAGAGGACCGGGCGGGGCGGGCGTGGACGACGAGTGTTTCCAAGGCGGGCTCGGCGAACAGTCGCGCGCCCACGCCTTTCCAATCGGGATCGGCCATCCAGTTGCGGCAAGCCTCGGGCAGGGGCGGGGCGCCCGGTGTCGAAACCAGGGTCCGCCCCCCGGCGTCCAGAAGGTAGATACCCGCATACCCCTCGGCGCCCGCGAAGTGCGCGAAAAGGCTGTCCAGGTGCGCCGTCGCACCGGATTTTTCAGGATAGGGAACCTCGTCCTCCGCGGGCAGGCTCTGACCAAGGATCACCTGGAGCGTGGGGAAGTCCAGAAGGACTTGAGCGTCGGACTGGGCGTCCGCCAGCCAGATTTCGATGGCAGCCTTCCGGTCGTCCGCCATGGCGGACAAGCGCACCCGCCACGACTCCAAAGCCTGCCGGCGCTCCTCCCGGGCGAAGCGCCAAAAGGCGGCCCCGCCCAGGCAGATAGCGAGGAGGATCGCGACCGATATCAGGATCCGCATGCCTCGGCCGAGGCCCTCCGATGGCCACCCCTTTGCCGCTTCCCCGGCCCTCATTCCTTCCTCCTGAAGGATTGGCAGAACCATTTTATGCAGGGGGCCGCCGATTCACAAAGCCCCTCTCCTTTCGCCGAAGCACCGCGTCCCGATGATGAATGTCGGGGAGAAGAGGACTTCCACAGGGAGAACGAAGAACAATGAGGAGCTTCCCACTGGATGAAGCGGTCTTTGGACGCTATCATGAGCACATCGGGGAGGGCCGGCGATGCGGGTTCTCGGGATTCTCTTGGCGATCTTTCTGTGGCTCCTGGGCGGCCTGTTCCTCCTGGCGGCGGCGGCGCCGGACGCGGTGGCCCAGGGCAAGAGCCTTCCCCGTGCGGTGGTGGGGGGCGGCCTCGTTCTCGGCGGGTTCGTCCTCCTGGTGCTCGCCTGGCGAATGGGCGGCTCGCGCGAGGCTTCGGGCACCGGGAGCGGCGGCGGAACCCGGACCATGTCGGGCCAGGAGCCGCCCGGAGGGCTTTCCCTCAAGAAACTGACCTGCCCGCACTGCGGAGGCCAGGTGGACCCCGCCTCGGCCAAACTCAACCCGGAGGGCACGCTTTCGGTGACCTGCGCCTACTGCAAGGGCGCCTTTCTCGTCCAGGAGGACCCCAAATGGTGAGGGGGAGAGGGGCGGGAACTCGGATTTGGGATTTGGGATTTGGGATTCTGGATTTCGGATTTCGGATTTGGAATGGGGGACTTGGGATCGAGAAATCGGGTTCGGGGCGTCCCGGCTGTTGCCAGCCTGGGGTTCGAGCGGGCTCCGCCCCCTCTTGCCCGGGACGGCATCGGCTCTCGCGACTCCTCCTCACGCTGGCCGCGGCGGTTCTCGGCCTGGCGGCGCCGGTCCTTTCGGTTCCGGCGCAATACCGCTTCCAGGTGCCTCAAAACGTCAGCCGGGTGACGGTGAATCCCGACGCCTCGCTGGCCATCGAGTACTCCATCACCTTCGCCAACGAGGGCCAGCCCATCGACGTCATCGACGTGGGCCTCCCCAGCGGGGACTAC is a window encoding:
- a CDS encoding PAS domain S-box protein gives rise to the protein MRILISVAILLAICLGGAAFWRFAREERRQALESWRVRLSAMADDRKAAIEIWLADAQSDAQVLLDFPTLQVILGQSLPAEDEVPYPEKSGATAHLDSLFAHFAGAEGYAGIYLLDAGGRTLVSTPGAPPLPEACRNWMADPDWKGVGARLFAEPALETLVVHARPARSSGESGGAAAIFLLRDPGLWLYPLLAREPAPTKTGEVLIMQREGRLVRYLAPLRHSPEPVLGVTVPLDAPNLASRDALEGREAFGHYRDYRDSPVLAATRRVAGTNWGLVAKVDQEEALAPYRSRVAWTGAVGLLLFLLLGAVLWAYARHERLLHLEALNRRDERYRLLREEAGDPLFFVRPDGIVLEANRAAEEMYGYGPGEMAGLSVAEIQVSEERSKLPTHLQRALSGGAFFEAVHLKRDGTAFPVEVRSRPARLGDQILLISTVRDVSERKRAEEALRQSEERLRSLGDNLPDSYIYLYTHEDDGTPRFLYASAGLERIHGITVEEVLHDAGALHGQTDPDQLKALRVAEAESRKTLSDFAMELRMRTKGGTWRWLQVRSRPRKISDGRILWDGVATDITARKAGEEALREERDFTAAVLDSLPGVVYCFDERFRFRRWNRELERVTGYGGQEIAGLSPLDLFAEDQKGLLRERIGEVFQTGSSSVEADLLSKDGTRTPYFFTGAAVSIEGRPHLVGAGIDLSERKRSEEEVLRLNARLERLIGAVSALAGARDMAGVLRTVRKAARDVAGADGATVVLRDGEECHYVDEDAISPLWKGRRFPLAACISGWSILNRETVVIEDVYNDSRIPVEVYRPTFVRSLAMVPIGKENPVGAIGNYWARNHVPDSQELRLLETLAEAAAVTIQAVQTLEELEQKVQERTRELLDTLKRLADSAEQVRLGNALLQEKETMLRLALEGAGAGTWGWDSVTGRVALSGMTRRVLSLASEGDLTVQTFLERFSPPGQEELYRQMGEALLHGETLSVEAEVNVEGARRWLLLRGKGLKQEEEEERRVFGIALDVTERREAEEALRRLAEEIWVLNRDLRASNAELEAFSYSVSHDLRAPLRALDGFSQALAEDFGETLGERGKDYLRRIRSAAQRMALLIDDLLQLSRVSRAELRREEVDLSALARSVLSELLRREPEREVAVVVEEGLKAEGDPRLLRVVLENLLGNAFKYTSRKEKARIVFRREGMGFAVEDDGAGFDMRFADKLFIPFQRLHASKDFPGTGVGLALVRRIVRRHGGEVGGRGEPDRGALFFFTLGAAGEGAVAADPPPEICPRPPLNLS